CCATTCGGAATCGAGATCTCTCGACGTCATATCGTTATCCATTGGTTTTTCTACGGACTCCGGAATAGAAGATGCTGAGATTCCGCGGGGCTTGATAGACGCGCTAACGTCACGGTGGGGCGGCGCTCTTGCATGACAGGCGAGGATCACTTGACGGCTTGTAGCAGCGGCTTGTCGGCTGTAGCATCAAACTCAATGCCGGCCTGTTCCAACATCCACGCCTCCACCTTGTCATGCCACATGCGAAGTAAGTCGAGCGGGCGCCGGCGATAGTGTTTCTCCGCCAGTGCGCTGGGCTTGTGCCCTTGGATCTGGGCAACCACGCCAACAGGCACCTCACACCACTCCGAAAGCGTCCCGAAGGAACGGCGCAGACCGTGCAGTGAGACGTGGGGCAGGCCGGCCACCGCCAGAGCCTTCGTATGGGCAATTCGCGGCTCTGTGAGCTTTCCATCGGCAGCCAAAGGACTGGAGAACACCCATTCGTTCCGGCGCGGCAGCGCCGCCAGCAGGCTCGACAGATACGGGGTGAGCGGCACCGTTCGGCCTGTTTCCTCGACCTTATCGGACAGTTGCAGACTCCGCCATTGAAAATCAACGTCTGCCCAGCGAAGCGCCGCCAGTTCCTCTCGGCGCGCCCCTGTGATGAGTAACCCCTGGAGATAGGCGGAGATGACCCGATTGGATATGGCTCTGACGGCATTGAACCACTGCGCCAACTGCTCGCGCTGCAAGCAATCGTGCTCCTTCGCGCGTTGCTTGGGGACGGCGCTCATTACGGAGTCGTCGCGGCAGCAATCAGGATTCGCGATGCCCCCGTACCGCGGCGACTTGGCGCACCAGTTGATGAAGGTGCGGAATTTGCGAAAGGCATTCACTGCCACAGTCTCACGGACGACGCGCTCCTTTCGAACCCATTCCC
The Pandoraea pulmonicola DNA segment above includes these coding regions:
- a CDS encoding tyrosine-type recombinase/integrase, producing MAKINFTAARVERHECPADKAQSFLWDSRAPGLGLRATAGGAKTYVFQGKFHGRTLRLTLGDHRSVTIEQAQDEARRLQRLVTAGVDPRVEKAETLEARKRDLEQRRQLEERGTLLARDAWNTYMAEPHEQWSDRHRLDHERAAAPGGEVKKRGKGLTTAGPLAPLLALPLASIDAVVVREWVRKERVVRETVAVNAFRKFRTFINWCAKSPRYGGIANPDCCRDDSVMSAVPKQRAKEHDCLQREQLAQWFNAVRAISNRVISAYLQGLLITGARREELAALRWADVDFQWRSLQLSDKVEETGRTVPLTPYLSSLLAALPRRNEWVFSSPLAADGKLTEPRIAHTKALAVAGLPHVSLHGLRRSFGTLSEWCEVPVGVVAQIQGHKPSALAEKHYRRRPLDLLRMWHDKVEAWMLEQAGIEFDATADKPLLQAVK